A section of the Xiphias gladius isolate SHS-SW01 ecotype Sanya breed wild chromosome 8, ASM1685928v1, whole genome shotgun sequence genome encodes:
- the bhlhe41 gene encoding class E basic helix-loop-helix protein 41 has protein sequence MDERIPHLQDRQFMEHADFLGVDYPSLYMCKSKRGIKREDGGKDAYKLPHRLIEKKRRDRINECIGQLKDLLPEHLKLSTLGHLEKAVVLELTLKHLNALTAVTEQQHQKIIALQNGDRSMKSSLHADLDAFHSGFQACAKEVLQYLSQFENWTTREQRCAQLINHLHKVLAQFQHQLPAGDAPEGQKADGQANCVPVIQRTQGGELNENDTDTDSGYGGEADKSDGKEKECERNKAQGAKAVKIKQEFGDERAAKKPKMNWPGSVLGGADPTRPDLALMNSLMGISSVGQQTPICMPFYFINPSAAASYMPLFDKSNIEKYVYPAAAAAALASPFPWLYPAHASAAAAAAAAAAAFPGLSAHFGASPQAKDSHSPDSDGSPEAEAGSPEEREESLASDDGEGDAADTSQESKGTPHDQFPACQTS, from the exons ATGGACGAAAGAATACCGCATCTACAGGACAGGCAGTTCATGGAGCACGCAGATTTCCTGGG GGTGGACTACCCCTCTCTCTACATGTGCAAATCCAAAAGAGGAATAAAACGAGAGGATGGTGGGAAG GACGCATACAAGTTACCGCACCGGTTGATAGAGAAGAAGCGGAGGGACCGAATCAACGAATGTATCGGGCAGCTGAAGGATTTGTTACCCGAACATCTGAAGCTGTCG ACGCTGGGGCATTTGGAGAAAGCGGTTGTCTTGGAGTTGACGCTGAAACATTTAAACGCGCTGACTGCTGTCACCGAGCAGCAGCACCAGAAGATTATCGCTTTGCAGAACG GGGACCGGTCGATGAAATCCTCCCTTCACGCCGATCTGGACGCCTTCCACTCCGGGTTCCAGGCTTGTGCCAAAGAGGTCCTGCAGTACCTGAGTCAGTTTGAGAACTGGACGACGCGAGAGCAGAGGTGCGCGCAGCTCATCAATCACCTTCACAAGGTGCTGGCGCAGTTCCAGCACCAGCTACCCGCCGGGGACGCGCCGGAGGGGCAGAAAGCCGACGGCCAAGCCAACTGTGTCCCGGTCATCCAGAGGACCCAGGGCGGGGAGCTTAACGAGAATGACACGGACACGGACAGTGGATACGGGGGCGAGGCAGACAAGAGCGACGGCAAAGAGAAAGAATGCGAGCGCAACAAGGCGCAGGGAGCCAAGGCAGTGAAGATCAAACAAGAGTTTGGAGACGAGCGCGCTGCCAAAAAACCAAAGATGAACTGGCCTGGGAGCGTCTTGGGGGGCGCGGACCCCACCAGGCCCGACCTGGCATTAATGAACTCTCTGATGGGAATAAGCAGTGTGGGACAGCAGACGCCAATTTGCATGCCTTTCTACTTCATCAACCCCTCGGCCGCGGCGTCCTATATGCCTCTGTTCGACAAAAGCAACATTGAAAAGTACGTGTAcccggcggcggcggcggccgcTCTTGCGTCCCCCTTCCCCTGGCTCTACCCCGCACACGCGTCAGCGgcggccgccgccgccgcggcCGCGGCCGCTTTCCCCGGCCTGTCTGCGCACTTTGGGGCCTCCCCTCAGGCCAAGGACTCCCACTCTCCAGACAGCGACGGGTCACCCGAGGCCGAGGCGGGCTCACCCGAGGAGCGCGAGGAAAGTCTCGCGAGTGACGACGGGGAGGGTGACGCCGCCGACACGTCCCAGGAGAGCAAGGGCACCCCGCACGATCAGTTTCCCGCTTGTCAAACGAGCTAA